Proteins co-encoded in one Paracrocinitomix mangrovi genomic window:
- a CDS encoding gliding motility-associated C-terminal domain-containing protein: MKLLIRITSLLIFVLPFLVKAQCVLNLTPNTTQNIICGESVDIVAQGYTNGPALSEDFNAGTLGAGWQSSSAITYANPCGPTLDGTPGAWFGNVPFPREIKTIGFDVSCGGEVCFDLDFADDDPCGGCSDCEDPDLATEGVYFQYSINGGANWVTIFYFEPNNTGTGPYYSWANYCFTIPPGAQTTNTMFQWSQIQASAAVNDHWGIDNVTIQPYNCGGGYYYTWNGVVGDQDTTVVPNVTTDYEVLYTNGFDDTCGTVLTVNVTPWSVYAGALSTNLNCGDCTTLLVDIINNPTFTNPNLVYSWTPTTDLSDPSLQTPDACPSVTTTYTGTIVETNSGCTGTYPVTINVTPADPGFYYSAYDYCGDAASFLPTITGDLGGTFSAVPVGLSLDVNTGEIDPANSVAGVYDVTYQTPNPNCILDSTVTVTINPLPPVDAGVDQTVCDGTAVLLTASGADSYSWDNGVVDGQSFTPANTITYTVTGTDLNGCVNTDQVDVVVVPVDDPTFEYPDGYSYCLDDTPSTPSILGITGGVFSYQSIPAGSNLDLDVNTGVFDPSNSDVGTYEIQYSTAGNSMCPDSTVLTVVVNPNPDANFVALNTMGCEPVTVSFTSNAATINSCLWDFGDGQTASLCGDVSNIYQAGLFDVTLTVTTPEGCQSQETYLEFVDITDQPVANFYPSLSTTSIEFTEVEFTNTSSGADLYWWSFGDGSDLDSSINPVHLFPEVADIYEVWLTAYSANMLCVDSLNTEINILDAVTFYVPNVFTPNGDSHNNIFQPMFFSGFDETDYHMSIYNRWGELLFESYDYTAGWDGTYDGSLVEMGVYIWRIEFGEELNDIRHIEFGHVTVLK, translated from the coding sequence TTGAAATTGTTAATACGAATTACCTCCCTTTTGATCTTTGTGTTGCCTTTTTTGGTAAAGGCTCAGTGTGTACTTAATTTAACACCTAATACCACTCAGAATATTATTTGTGGTGAAAGTGTGGATATTGTTGCACAAGGTTATACTAATGGTCCTGCTCTTTCTGAAGATTTTAATGCGGGAACTTTGGGAGCAGGTTGGCAATCTTCATCTGCAATTACTTACGCTAATCCATGTGGGCCAACGTTAGATGGAACTCCTGGAGCCTGGTTTGGAAACGTTCCTTTTCCGAGAGAAATAAAAACAATAGGTTTTGATGTTTCATGCGGTGGTGAGGTTTGCTTTGATTTAGATTTTGCAGATGATGATCCATGTGGTGGTTGTAGTGATTGTGAAGATCCTGATTTGGCAACAGAGGGTGTTTATTTTCAATATTCAATTAATGGTGGGGCCAACTGGGTAACGATATTTTATTTTGAGCCTAACAATACCGGAACAGGTCCATATTACTCTTGGGCTAATTACTGCTTCACTATTCCTCCGGGTGCCCAAACTACAAACACTATGTTTCAATGGTCGCAAATTCAAGCTTCAGCAGCAGTTAATGATCATTGGGGAATAGACAATGTTACTATTCAGCCATATAATTGTGGAGGAGGTTACTATTATACCTGGAATGGTGTTGTTGGAGATCAGGATACAACAGTGGTTCCAAATGTTACTACTGATTATGAAGTGTTGTATACTAATGGTTTTGATGATACTTGTGGTACAGTTTTAACTGTCAATGTAACTCCATGGAGTGTTTATGCTGGAGCTTTAAGCACTAACTTAAACTGTGGAGATTGTACTACGCTATTAGTAGACATAATAAATAATCCAACCTTCACTAATCCCAATTTAGTTTACAGTTGGACACCAACAACAGATTTATCGGATCCTTCATTGCAAACACCAGATGCTTGTCCATCTGTTACAACTACATATACCGGAACAATAGTTGAGACTAATTCTGGATGTACTGGAACTTATCCTGTTACCATTAATGTTACTCCTGCGGATCCCGGTTTTTATTATAGTGCATATGATTATTGTGGAGATGCTGCCTCCTTTTTACCAACCATAACTGGAGATTTGGGTGGAACATTTTCAGCAGTACCTGTTGGACTGTCCTTAGATGTAAATACAGGTGAGATAGACCCTGCTAATTCAGTTGCCGGCGTATATGATGTGACTTATCAAACCCCAAATCCCAACTGTATTTTGGATTCTACTGTCACTGTAACCATTAATCCCTTGCCTCCGGTTGATGCGGGTGTTGATCAAACTGTTTGTGACGGAACGGCGGTGTTGTTAACAGCAAGTGGTGCAGATAGTTATTCTTGGGATAATGGGGTTGTAGATGGACAATCATTTACACCTGCTAATACAATTACTTATACGGTAACAGGTACAGATTTAAACGGTTGTGTAAATACTGATCAAGTTGATGTTGTTGTTGTACCTGTAGATGACCCAACTTTTGAGTATCCTGATGGTTATAGTTATTGCCTGGACGATACTCCTTCAACACCCTCTATATTAGGTATAACAGGTGGGGTGTTCAGTTATCAATCTATACCTGCTGGAAGTAATCTAGATTTAGATGTTAATACAGGTGTTTTTGATCCTTCTAACTCAGATGTGGGAACCTATGAAATACAGTATTCTACTGCAGGGAATAGCATGTGTCCTGATTCTACTGTTTTAACTGTTGTTGTTAATCCAAATCCTGATGCCAATTTTGTTGCATTAAATACCATGGGTTGTGAGCCTGTTACAGTTTCATTTACATCAAATGCTGCCACCATTAATTCGTGTTTATGGGATTTTGGAGATGGTCAAACGGCTAGCTTGTGTGGAGATGTTAGTAATATTTATCAGGCCGGACTATTTGATGTGACCTTGACCGTAACTACACCTGAAGGGTGTCAATCTCAAGAAACTTACCTTGAATTTGTTGACATAACAGATCAACCTGTTGCTAACTTTTACCCTTCACTTTCTACAACAAGTATTGAATTTACCGAGGTTGAATTCACAAATACCAGTTCGGGAGCAGATTTGTATTGGTGGAGTTTTGGAGATGGAAGTGATTTAGATTCTTCAATCAATCCGGTGCATTTGTTTCCGGAAGTGGCGGATATATATGAGGTTTGGTTAACAGCATATTCTGCTAATATGTTATGTGTAGACTCGTTAAATACTGAAATCAATATACTTGATGCTGTTACCTTTTACGTGCCGAATGTCTTTACACCAAATGGAGATAGTCATAACAATATATTTCAGCCAATGTTTTTCTCAGGTTTTGATGAAACGGATTATCACATGAGTATCTACAATAGATGGGGGGAATTATTGTTTGAATCATACGATTATACAGCCGGATGGGATGGAACTTATGACGGATCTTTGGTAGAAATGGGAGTGTACATTTGGCGAATTGAGTTTGGTGAAGAGTTGAATGATATCAGACATATAGAATTTGGTCATGTAACCGTGTTGAAGTAG
- the yidD gene encoding membrane protein insertion efficiency factor YidD, with protein MRKVINAIFIFPVKIYQYLISPILPASCRYNPTCSNYMIHAIKEWGPLKGGWLGIKRISSCHPWGGQGYDPVPENPKRHHHHDHPVKEN; from the coding sequence ATGAGAAAAGTAATCAACGCAATTTTTATATTTCCGGTAAAGATTTATCAATACCTGATATCCCCAATTTTACCAGCTTCTTGTAGATATAATCCTACATGTAGCAATTACATGATACATGCTATTAAAGAATGGGGTCCCCTCAAAGGTGGTTGGCTAGGAATCAAGCGAATTTCTTCTTGTCATCCCTGGGGAGGTCAAGGCTATGATCCAGTTCCGGAAAACCCCAAAAGACATCATCACCATGATCATCCCGTTAAAGAGAATTAA
- a CDS encoding DUF2306 domain-containing protein, with translation MTLLAVFLFTITAKYLTFQPDLNFLLVKQDLIFDTVWRPTFYLHVTSGMIVILIGPFQFLKAFRNKQMKLHRLIGKIYAYGILIIAAPTGLIMAYYAEGGILSTYAFIIMSVLWFFTTLMAVITVKKKDLIGHQKWMYRSYALSFAAVTLRLLVPLMSEPFVGYYLGSSHEEQTYIITVATAWLSWIINLIVAEILIRKNLGKVKAQKN, from the coding sequence ATGACGCTTTTAGCGGTCTTTTTGTTTACCATCACGGCCAAGTATTTGACGTTTCAACCGGATTTGAATTTTTTGCTGGTAAAACAGGATCTCATTTTCGATACAGTTTGGAGACCCACTTTTTACCTGCATGTCACCTCCGGAATGATAGTAATCTTGATTGGTCCGTTTCAGTTCTTGAAAGCGTTCAGGAACAAACAGATGAAGCTGCACCGTTTAATTGGCAAAATTTACGCTTACGGTATTTTAATTATTGCAGCTCCAACTGGCTTGATAATGGCATATTACGCAGAAGGAGGAATTCTTTCAACTTACGCCTTTATTATCATGAGTGTATTGTGGTTTTTTACAACACTTATGGCAGTAATTACGGTTAAAAAGAAAGATTTGATTGGACATCAAAAATGGATGTACCGAAGCTATGCACTCTCTTTTGCAGCGGTAACACTTAGACTATTGGTTCCGCTAATGTCTGAACCTTTTGTAGGATACTACTTGGGATCAAGCCATGAAGAACAGACTTATATTATAACTGTTGCCACTGCATGGTTGAGCTGGATAATCAATCTTATTGTGGCAGAAATATTGATAAGAAAAAATTTAGGGAAAGTGAAAGCCCAAAAAAACTAA
- a CDS encoding protein-disulfide reductase DsbD family protein: protein MFKNLFLFLAIALIPQFVKAQDDMPDSIDEVITWHFSVTYEGDEAILNMTVDQKDHWHIYSQVQPDGAVAFPTSFDFEKSDKFELVGSTKEYGAEEHESDGYPEKYFPGEKAKFKQRIKIKSKEDFTIKMEYSFMACKTACFAPQWRDHEFKIKGASGNNSGTTEEETGDTGENDTEEGADVEEEGNEALLKSPIGFQAFATYSNKTDYEIVVTPIINGVEYFLMGDKSSNPLNIDIKGEFEKVGDISTPEFKDSSIFGLSKVLVNVFDRGSFTQKIKIDPKDSAQIVNVSINFAAIDTNGNIFQSLPTELEIPLAEAFYSENSDGVTGRSYWGIFFLAFGGGLLALLTPCVFPMIPMTVSFFTKGSEDRKKGLFRGIMYGTFIFLIYVLLSLPFHLIDKLDPSILNGIGTHGPLNLFFFAMLTLFAISFLGAFEITMPSKLTNSADKKSNLGGIIGIFFMALTLALVSFSCTGPILGGLLASASSASGGAWNLTVGMAGFGVALGLPFALFAIFPGWLNSLPKSGGWLNNVKVVLGLLELALAFKFLSVADIYWDAHLLERELFIAIWVGIFLVMGLYLFGIFRTKHDTPTEGIGTFRAVTGIVAIIFSLYLLPGMWGAPVKYFSALLPPEHYSEIPYGIHGSAPPLPDGASYEHNLVVFHDFEDAEKYSEETGKPIMIDFTGENCVNCRKMENNVWSDEKVHELMDKDFVIASLYVDDREPLPVAETSPFSGRKLETYGDKWADFQSQVFKKNSQPQYVILDQNGGMINSDASYRTHGSPDKFKIWLKSGRDQFELRGDIKVKYGKVYEDTLAPKIFGRERDFSLEGGEELKSDIPLK from the coding sequence ATGTTCAAAAACTTGTTCTTATTTCTTGCGATCGCACTTATCCCCCAATTTGTAAAAGCACAGGACGATATGCCCGACTCTATTGACGAGGTAATCACCTGGCATTTTTCAGTTACTTATGAAGGAGATGAAGCCATTTTAAACATGACCGTTGATCAAAAAGATCACTGGCACATCTACTCACAAGTTCAACCGGACGGAGCCGTCGCATTTCCTACTTCATTTGATTTTGAAAAGAGTGATAAGTTTGAGTTAGTAGGTTCTACCAAAGAATACGGAGCTGAAGAACATGAGTCTGATGGATATCCTGAGAAATATTTTCCCGGAGAAAAAGCAAAATTCAAACAACGCATTAAAATAAAATCAAAAGAAGACTTCACTATTAAAATGGAGTATAGCTTCATGGCGTGTAAAACAGCTTGTTTTGCACCACAATGGAGAGATCATGAATTTAAAATCAAAGGCGCATCTGGCAATAATTCGGGCACCACTGAAGAGGAAACTGGTGATACTGGTGAAAATGATACTGAAGAAGGAGCGGATGTCGAAGAAGAAGGAAACGAAGCCTTATTAAAATCTCCCATAGGATTTCAAGCTTTTGCGACTTACTCAAATAAAACGGATTATGAAATCGTGGTAACTCCTATTATCAATGGTGTTGAGTACTTTTTAATGGGTGACAAAAGCTCAAACCCATTGAATATTGATATTAAAGGGGAGTTCGAAAAAGTTGGAGACATTTCAACTCCAGAATTCAAAGATTCAAGCATTTTTGGACTGAGCAAAGTTTTGGTAAATGTGTTTGACAGAGGATCTTTCACGCAAAAAATCAAAATTGATCCTAAAGATTCCGCCCAAATAGTAAACGTATCTATAAATTTTGCTGCAATAGACACCAACGGAAACATTTTTCAATCATTACCTACCGAACTTGAAATTCCTCTTGCGGAAGCATTTTATTCTGAAAATTCAGATGGTGTAACTGGAAGATCTTACTGGGGAATATTCTTTTTAGCATTTGGAGGAGGATTATTAGCTCTTTTAACCCCTTGTGTATTCCCTATGATACCAATGACAGTATCATTTTTCACCAAAGGATCTGAAGACAGAAAAAAAGGTTTATTCAGAGGTATAATGTACGGAACGTTCATTTTTCTGATTTACGTATTACTCAGTCTACCATTTCACCTCATTGACAAATTAGACCCAAGTATATTAAATGGAATTGGAACTCACGGACCTCTTAATTTGTTCTTTTTTGCAATGCTAACATTGTTTGCTATTTCATTCCTTGGTGCTTTTGAAATAACAATGCCAAGTAAACTTACCAACAGTGCTGATAAAAAATCAAATTTAGGAGGGATTATTGGTATCTTCTTTATGGCGCTAACATTGGCTTTGGTATCTTTCTCTTGTACGGGACCAATATTAGGAGGTTTGCTAGCTAGTGCTTCTTCAGCATCAGGTGGAGCTTGGAACTTAACAGTTGGAATGGCTGGTTTTGGTGTTGCTCTTGGACTTCCATTTGCTCTTTTTGCAATCTTCCCTGGCTGGTTAAATTCACTTCCAAAATCAGGAGGATGGCTAAATAACGTTAAAGTAGTTTTAGGATTGCTTGAATTAGCATTAGCATTCAAATTCTTATCTGTTGCAGATATTTATTGGGATGCACACCTTTTGGAAAGAGAATTATTTATCGCTATCTGGGTAGGAATATTCTTAGTAATGGGACTCTATCTTTTTGGAATCTTCAGAACTAAACACGATACTCCTACAGAAGGAATTGGAACATTTAGAGCGGTAACAGGAATTGTTGCAATTATATTCAGTTTGTATTTACTTCCCGGAATGTGGGGTGCGCCTGTAAAGTATTTCTCAGCTCTATTACCTCCTGAACATTACAGTGAAATTCCTTATGGTATTCATGGCTCAGCACCACCATTACCTGATGGAGCAAGTTATGAGCATAATTTAGTTGTATTCCATGATTTTGAGGATGCTGAAAAATATTCTGAAGAAACCGGAAAACCAATAATGATTGACTTCACTGGTGAAAATTGTGTGAATTGCAGAAAAATGGAAAACAATGTATGGTCAGATGAAAAAGTTCATGAATTAATGGATAAAGATTTTGTAATTGCATCTCTTTATGTTGATGATCGTGAACCTTTACCTGTCGCAGAAACTTCTCCATTCTCAGGAAGAAAACTTGAAACTTATGGTGACAAATGGGCTGATTTCCAGTCGCAAGTATTTAAGAAGAATAGTCAACCTCAATACGTAATTCTAGATCAGAATGGAGGAATGATCAATTCTGATGCGTCATACAGAACACACGGTTCTCCAGATAAGTTTAAAATTTGGTTAAAATCTGGTAGAGATCAATTTGAACTAAGAGGAGATATTAAAGTGAAGTACGGCAAAGTTTATGAAGACACTTTAGCACCAAAAATATTTGGAAGAGAGAGAGATTTTTCTTTGGAAGGCGGTGAAGAATTGAAAAGCGATATCCCATTGAAATAA
- a CDS encoding ribonuclease HII gives MKGKTSLKKRFSSDKIEAGCDEAGRGCLAGPVVAAAVILPDNFSHKLLNDSKKMTDIQRNNLFPIIKKHALAFGVGIVDNQEIDQINILNASFLAMHRAIDQLSTIPELLLIDGNRFNPYKNIAHECIIKGDGKFRSIAAASVLAKVTRDRLMEEAAEKYPQYDWKNNKGYPTTKHRQAIFKHGATDLHRMSFKLLPDEQLKLPL, from the coding sequence GTGAAAGGTAAAACGAGCTTAAAGAAAAGATTTTCATCTGATAAAATTGAAGCCGGATGTGATGAGGCAGGACGTGGATGCTTGGCGGGTCCGGTAGTTGCAGCTGCCGTAATTTTACCTGATAATTTCAGTCATAAGTTGTTAAATGATTCAAAGAAGATGACTGATATTCAACGAAATAATCTTTTTCCGATTATAAAAAAACACGCTTTGGCTTTTGGGGTTGGAATAGTTGATAATCAGGAGATTGATCAAATAAATATTCTCAATGCTTCTTTTTTGGCCATGCACCGAGCAATAGATCAATTGTCTACAATCCCTGAGTTGCTATTGATTGATGGTAATAGATTTAATCCCTATAAAAATATTGCACACGAATGCATTATCAAAGGGGATGGAAAATTTAGATCAATTGCTGCTGCCTCAGTTTTAGCAAAAGTAACCAGAGATAGATTGATGGAAGAGGCTGCTGAGAAATATCCTCAATACGATTGGAAAAACAACAAAGGATACCCTACAACAAAGCACAGACAAGCAATTTTTAAGCATGGAGCAACTGATTTACACCGAATGTCTTTCAAGTTGCTGCCTGATGAGCAATTGAAGTTGCCTCTTTAA
- a CDS encoding DUF4783 domain-containing protein, translated as MKHYFTLIAIFLGFMSFAQPSEHEFTKIDEVPAARAETTIQQQQSFEAKMITAFKNGKAEVIATSFNDNVDLSIDGKSDLYSKSQAEQILKTFFADHPVSSFEVIHKGSSGQSDYFIGELTSKGNAVFKVTINSKTLGGVQRITTLTISPD; from the coding sequence ATGAAACATTACTTTACCCTGATCGCTATTTTTCTTGGCTTTATGAGTTTTGCTCAGCCAAGTGAACATGAATTTACTAAAATTGATGAAGTACCTGCTGCACGGGCAGAAACTACTATACAACAGCAACAGTCATTTGAAGCAAAGATGATTACTGCATTTAAAAATGGTAAAGCAGAAGTAATTGCTACTAGTTTTAATGACAATGTTGACCTTTCAATAGATGGCAAATCTGACTTGTATTCTAAATCGCAAGCTGAACAAATTCTAAAAACATTCTTTGCGGATCATCCTGTTTCAAGTTTTGAAGTTATTCATAAAGGATCTTCAGGGCAAAGCGATTATTTTATTGGTGAGCTAACCTCTAAAGGTAATGCAGTATTCAAAGTAACTATCAATAGCAAAACACTTGGTGGAGTACAAAGAATTACTACCCTAACTATTTCACCGGATTAG
- the rlmH gene encoding 23S rRNA (pseudouridine(1915)-N(3))-methyltransferase RlmH, translating to MKIKIIAVGKTHKSFLVDGEKEYEGRLKHYIKLEQVVIPDIKNAKNKTEEQLKIEEGQMILQHVEKGGILVLLDEKGKQYSSVEFSKWLQNKMNQGVRHITFVVGGPYGFSDEVYEAAQEKLSLSKMTFSHQMIRMLFLEQLYRGFSILKGEPYHHE from the coding sequence GTGAAGATAAAAATAATAGCAGTTGGTAAGACGCACAAGTCATTTTTGGTAGATGGAGAAAAGGAGTATGAAGGACGTTTAAAGCACTATATAAAGTTAGAGCAAGTTGTAATTCCTGATATCAAAAATGCCAAGAACAAAACGGAGGAGCAGTTAAAAATTGAGGAGGGTCAGATGATTCTACAACATGTAGAAAAAGGTGGCATTTTGGTGTTATTGGATGAAAAAGGTAAACAGTATAGTTCAGTTGAGTTTTCAAAATGGCTTCAAAATAAGATGAATCAAGGGGTGAGGCATATAACCTTTGTGGTCGGTGGACCGTATGGATTCAGTGATGAGGTATATGAAGCCGCTCAAGAAAAATTGTCCTTATCTAAAATGACATTTTCTCATCAAATGATAAGAATGTTGTTTTTAGAGCAATTGTATAGGGGGTTTTCAATTTTAAAAGGTGAACCTTATCATCACGAATAG
- a CDS encoding glycosyltransferase family 4 protein, producing the protein MKVLTVQNIEGVAGSEKYFLALLPALIKKGVDCAVYCVYKEKNIAGAEQFFKLLEENNIPYFKLKVKSYGSIKIPRSINKLYKSKNYDIIHTHLIYADFWGAIVKQYLNKKAVVISTKHGYHEDTYVKFCNQAEKLPINLYYRLFKYTHKKLDRSYACSYGLVDFYERGKLISKGSMDVIQHGFDYPEIPSFDQSNYRFSKNQIIIVGRLIERKGHHFALEIMPEIIEAIPDVQLIILGDGELRQNLEGQTNQLGISEHVQFLGFKSEVEKYLSASDVALFPSYSEGLPLVIFEAFNAKVPVVTFDAIGCNELVKHEQTGLLASAFSKEELKEYVLRIFNNKEEASTFVENAYEMLKQHFCLDRMVKDTIEFYQTRLA; encoded by the coding sequence ATGAAAGTACTCACAGTTCAAAATATTGAGGGTGTTGCAGGATCTGAAAAATATTTTCTTGCCTTGTTACCTGCACTGATAAAAAAAGGAGTTGATTGTGCTGTGTATTGTGTCTATAAAGAAAAGAATATTGCCGGAGCAGAGCAATTTTTTAAGCTTTTGGAAGAGAACAACATTCCTTATTTTAAACTCAAGGTAAAAAGTTATGGTTCAATAAAAATACCACGTTCCATTAACAAGCTCTACAAGTCTAAAAATTACGATATTATTCATACTCACTTAATTTATGCAGATTTTTGGGGCGCTATCGTAAAACAGTATTTGAATAAAAAAGCCGTGGTTATTTCAACTAAGCATGGTTATCATGAAGATACCTATGTGAAGTTTTGTAATCAAGCTGAAAAGCTACCGATCAATCTGTATTATAGACTGTTTAAATACACTCACAAAAAACTAGATAGATCTTACGCCTGTTCTTATGGTTTAGTTGACTTTTATGAAAGAGGAAAATTAATTTCAAAAGGAAGTATGGATGTCATTCAGCATGGTTTTGACTATCCTGAAATACCCTCATTTGACCAATCTAACTACAGGTTTTCAAAAAACCAAATCATCATTGTTGGTAGATTAATTGAGCGAAAAGGGCATCATTTTGCACTTGAGATAATGCCTGAGATAATTGAAGCCATTCCAGATGTACAGTTAATCATATTGGGAGATGGAGAATTGAGACAAAATCTGGAAGGTCAAACAAATCAACTTGGAATATCTGAACATGTTCAATTCCTAGGTTTCAAGTCTGAAGTAGAAAAATATTTATCCGCCTCAGATGTGGCTTTATTCCCTTCTTATTCAGAAGGATTGCCTTTGGTAATATTTGAAGCCTTTAATGCAAAGGTTCCTGTAGTAACTTTTGATGCAATTGGCTGCAATGAGCTTGTTAAACATGAACAAACAGGTTTATTGGCAAGTGCTTTTAGCAAGGAAGAGTTAAAGGAATATGTATTGCGAATTTTCAATAACAAAGAAGAAGCTTCAACTTTTGTTGAAAATGCATATGAAATGCTCAAACAGCATTTTTGTTTAGACAGAATGGTTAAAGACACTATAGAATTCTATCAGACTCGACTAGCTTGA
- a CDS encoding glycosyltransferase family 2 protein, translated as MQSPTLSIITITYNNLQGLKKTLPSVASLNFKNYEHIIIDGKSTDESLNYLDNFKNHPLQIVSEADNGIYDAMNKGILKAKGDWVIFMNAGDEFFNEESISEEDFSYEVDVLFGDSAIAYEDGFERIMKCRNIESIWKSLPFTHQAVLVKKQLLTNHPFDLNLKYCADFEQLFSYYKEGRKFKYLQKVICKIEAGGVSDDKRHKATAEVYKINKKLNNRFKIHPYFIGNIIKGFLVVNFKKLLPTKLKNRLLKAKYRK; from the coding sequence TTGCAATCTCCAACACTGTCAATAATAACCATTACTTATAATAATCTGCAAGGATTAAAGAAAACCCTGCCTAGTGTAGCCTCTTTAAACTTTAAAAATTATGAGCATATCATAATTGATGGCAAATCCACTGATGAAAGTCTAAATTATCTGGATAATTTTAAAAATCACCCTCTTCAAATTGTTTCAGAAGCGGATAATGGAATTTATGACGCCATGAACAAGGGGATTTTAAAAGCCAAAGGAGATTGGGTTATATTCATGAATGCAGGTGACGAATTTTTTAATGAGGAGAGCATAAGTGAAGAAGACTTTAGCTATGAAGTTGATGTTTTGTTCGGTGATAGTGCCATAGCTTACGAAGATGGATTTGAAAGAATTATGAAATGCAGAAACATTGAAAGCATTTGGAAAAGCCTTCCATTCACCCATCAAGCTGTATTGGTAAAAAAGCAATTGCTGACAAATCATCCATTTGATTTAAATCTTAAATACTGTGCTGATTTTGAACAGCTATTTTCTTATTATAAAGAAGGACGCAAGTTTAAATATCTTCAAAAAGTTATTTGTAAAATTGAAGCAGGCGGAGTTTCAGATGACAAGCGACATAAGGCAACTGCAGAAGTTTATAAAATCAATAAAAAATTAAACAATCGTTTTAAAATTCACCCTTACTTTATAGGTAATATTATAAAAGGTTTTTTGGTAGTTAATTTCAAAAAGTTACTGCCAACAAAATTAAAAAACCGATTGCTAAAAGCGAAGTATCGTAAATAA
- a CDS encoding FkbM family methyltransferase: MRTAGVKSNLKIRRGPMKGVKWSTMVPDSRYLLGIYESDLTEKIISAVTDGKRLVDIGANAGYFSLVASKYGHKELSHIAAEPFPANVQLIQEHLKINNISNVVIEASAIADKNGEVEFSNTDNLAANTYKSESSIHKENLIKLNAIDLNTLSEKYDLKDNCFMKIDVEGAEFDVLQGGKAYLEKFHPEIVLATHDCHVKGVKEKCLNFLMDLGYSCQPIIDEKPIPGQEDFLCSFAN, encoded by the coding sequence ATGAGAACGGCGGGAGTAAAATCCAACCTCAAAATTAGACGTGGTCCAATGAAAGGGGTGAAATGGAGTACAATGGTTCCCGATAGCAGATACCTATTGGGTATATACGAATCAGATTTAACGGAGAAGATAATATCAGCAGTGACAGATGGTAAGCGACTTGTAGACATTGGAGCAAATGCCGGTTATTTTTCACTTGTTGCTTCCAAGTATGGTCATAAGGAATTGAGTCATATTGCTGCAGAACCATTCCCTGCTAATGTTCAATTAATCCAGGAACATTTAAAGATTAATAACATAAGTAATGTTGTGATTGAAGCTTCTGCGATAGCAGATAAAAATGGTGAAGTTGAATTTTCTAACACAGATAATTTGGCCGCTAACACTTATAAATCTGAATCATCAATTCATAAAGAAAATCTCATAAAACTGAATGCAATTGACTTGAATACATTGAGTGAAAAGTATGATTTGAAAGACAATTGTTTTATGAAAATTGATGTGGAGGGTGCAGAATTTGATGTTCTCCAGGGAGGGAAAGCATATCTAGAGAAATTTCATCCAGAGATTGTTTTGGCTACTCATGATTGTCATGTTAAAGGTGTAAAGGAGAAATGTCTAAATTTTTTAATGGATTTAGGTTACTCATGCCAACCAATAATTGATGAAAAACCGATACCAGGGCAAGAAGACTTTTTGTGTTCCTTTGCTAATTAA